A stretch of DNA from Kangiella sediminilitoris:
TTTCAGGAGTAAATCCGCCGCCTTGAATCATGAAGTTAGGAATGACACGGTGAAAAATCGTACCGTCGTAGTGGCCCTCCTTAACGTAGCTCAAAAAGTTTTCAACGGTTTTTGGAGCCTCATTAGGGTATAGCTCCAGAGTGATTTCACCGTGATTAGTTTTAAAGGTTACTGTTGGGTTCGCGCTGCTCATGGGGATTTCCTCAAAATTAATGATTTCGCCTAGCCTGCAAGTGACTTGAACGCTACAATGCTAGGCTGTTTGGCGCACATGATACTTATTTTAGTATCAAAATGCGATTTTAGCGAAAAATAGACTGAATTTAGATATTAATTAAGAGATAGAGACAAATGGCCATGTTGCAGATTTACAATAACCTTACTCGTCAAAAAGAACCTTTTAAGCCACTCGTTGAAGGCAAGGTATCTATGTATGTCTGTGGCGTGACGGTCTATGATCTGTGTCATATTGGCCACGCTAGAACCTATGCCGCGTTTGACGTTATTAATCGCTATCTAAAATTCCGTGGCTATGATGTGACTTACGTACGCAATATCACGGATATTGATGACAAGATCATTAATCGTGCCAATGAAACGAATCAAGAGTTCGGTGCAGTTACCGATAAATTTATCGAAGAAATGTATCAGGACTTTGATGCTATTGGATTGCAGCGTCCAGACGTGGAGCCAAGGGCCACTACGACCATGGATGAAATCATTGCCATGACCGAGACTCTGATTGACAAGGGCGCCGCTTACGCCACTGATGAAGGTGATGTCTATTTTCATGTCCCTGCGTTTAAAGATTACGGAAAATTGAGTCGTCAGGATCTTTCGCAGCTAAATGCCGGCGAGCGTATTGATGTTCGTGACTCGAAAAAAGATCCGATGGATTTCGCGCTATGGAAAGCTGCCAAGCCTAATGAACCATCGTGGGATTCACCATGGGGTAAAGGTCGTCCAGGCTGGCACATTGAATGTTCTGCCATGAGTAAAAAGTGTCTGGGCGAAACTTTTGATATTCACGGTGGTGGTTCTGATTTGCAGTTTCCGCACCATGAAAATGAAATCGCACAGTCTGAATGTGCCAATGACTGTACATTCGCTAATACCTGGATCCATACGGGTATGGTTCAGGTGGACAAAGAAAAAATGTCCAAGTCTCTGGGTAACTTCTTTACCATCCGCGACGTATTGAAACAGTACCGTCCTGAGTCGGTTCGTTACTTCCTGATGAGCGGTCATTATCGTAGCCAGCTGAGCTATACTCAGGCAAACCTCGAGTCGGCCGATGCAAGTTTGGAGCGTTTGTATACGGCTCTGCGTGGCGTTGATGAGTCTCAGGCAACGGATGAGTCATATGATATTTTGGAAAAGGCCCAACAAGACTTTATCGAAGCAATGGACGATGATTTTAACGTACCCGAAGCAATGCCTGTGTTGTTTGACCTGGCGAAAGAAGTCAACCGGTTGAAAGATGATGACATGGCAAAAGCGGCGACAGTTGCAGTGAAGTTAAAGGAGCTGGCTGGTGTATTAAGCCTGCTTCAGCATGACCCAGAAGAATTTTTAAAGTCTGGCGCTGGAGAGAGTGATGTGACTGATGAAGATATCGAAGCCTTGATTCAGGAACGTTTGCAGGCACGCGGAGATAAGAACTGGGAGCTGGCAGATAAAATAAGAGATCAGCTTCACGCGCTGAATGTCGAGCTGGAAGATGGTGCTGGCGGTACCAGCTGGCGCCGTAAGTAATTTAGAGTAGTGAGAAAAAGAAATGACTCGATTAATCAAAATCTGTTTATTAGTAGTAGCTCCCCTTGTTTTGTCTGCCTGTGAACCAGAAGTGGGTAGCGAGCGCTGGTGTAAGGCGATGAAAGAAAAAGATAAGGGCGATTGGACAGCAAATGAAGCTGCTGACTTTATGAAGCACTGCATCGTAGAGATTAAAGAGTACTAATCAACAGCGCTTTGCTACCTATATTCAAGATTGATGGGGGATGATTTCCTCCTTCAACGAGCCGCTTTCAGTTCCTTGGTTGCTGACATTATAACGTTATAGCCTGATCGTAATAATAGAATGACCAGACAAGTCGCTATTATGATGTCGGGCCAACCAGAGTCAGTAAGCCAGACGGCTCCAGCGGTTAAAAAGACTGAAATATTAACTGCTATATCATTTCGAGAACATTCCCAGACAGAGCTCATATTGACGTCTTCGTTGCGGTGTCGCCACAAAAGATAAAGGCAGACTGAATTAGCGACCAGGCTGAGTAGGCTGAAAGCCCCCATTACTTCAAAAATGGGGGTAGTCGGTTCAAACAATTTATAGATGACCTGGCCCATAATAATGCAGCCACCAAGTGTAATTAACAGGCCTTTAAATAGAGCTACCCTGGCTTTAGCAGAGACTCCCTTTGAAACAACCAGTAAACTCAAAGCATAAGTCAGAGCATCGCCAAAATTATCCATGCTATCCGCTAATAAAGAGCTCGAACGACTGTATAAACCCGCTGCAACAATGACTAGGAACATAGTCGCATTGATAAATAGAACAGTCTTTAGAGTTCCGCGTTGCTTCTCTTGTAGAACATCAACAGAACAGTCATCATCACAACATCCAGCCACAGGGTATTACTCAGAACGTTAGGGTCTGTGATTTAGTATGAAGCTGAAATTATAAAACTCAAGTGTAAGTTTCCGTTGAGATTATTGATTTAATATTTTTATAAAATTAACGCCAAAAAAGCACACACAGATAAAGCAATTCCTAAAGGTATCTGTATTGAAGTTAGTTTTTTAGCTGCCTGAGCTCCTTTTTCCTGAGCAGTTTCACTTTTCGATAATAGCTTTTCAGCTAACAGATTGTAAGAAAGGATGAAACCAACGAGAATCATAAGGATTTGCATGATAAGACCGAACAGCCCAGCCGAATATTTCACCATCACGCCTAAGTGGGGCAGACTTTTAAATAGGAAGTAGTAGAGGCCAAAAACTAATAAGATAATCCCAATCACGCCCTGGTAAGGTGCCAATTTTTTTAATGCCTTACCAGCATCTTGGGATTTTTTTGCAATGAAGCTGGATGCTGCCAGTAAGCCCCCAATAATGGCAAGTATGGTAACGATGGTATAAAACATAGTGAGTCCTTTTGTTTCTGTTTGCTAGTCAGCCTAGCGCAACTAGTTGAACTCAAGAAGTTTTTAGCAGGAGAAGGGTGAGCCATTTCACACTCGGTGGAACTGGCTCGACCAGAATTAAGGTGTAACTGTTAGCCTAATCGTGCAGGTTTTCGCAAGCGTAAAGCGTATTACTCATCAGCATGGCTACTGTCATTGGACCTACGCCACCAGGAACGGGGGTAATCCATGATGCACGTTCTTTAGCTACATCATATTCAACGTCGCCAGCAAGCTTGCCGTTATCCAGGCGGTTTATGCCCACATCAATCACTATAGCGCCTGGTTTGATCCACTCACCTTTGACCATATTAGGTATGCCCACACCAACAACGACAATATCTGCTTCAGAGACTTTCTTAGGTAAGTCTTTGGTTTTACTAT
This window harbors:
- the cysS gene encoding cysteine--tRNA ligase, with translation MLQIYNNLTRQKEPFKPLVEGKVSMYVCGVTVYDLCHIGHARTYAAFDVINRYLKFRGYDVTYVRNITDIDDKIINRANETNQEFGAVTDKFIEEMYQDFDAIGLQRPDVEPRATTTMDEIIAMTETLIDKGAAYATDEGDVYFHVPAFKDYGKLSRQDLSQLNAGERIDVRDSKKDPMDFALWKAAKPNEPSWDSPWGKGRPGWHIECSAMSKKCLGETFDIHGGGSDLQFPHHENEIAQSECANDCTFANTWIHTGMVQVDKEKMSKSLGNFFTIRDVLKQYRPESVRYFLMSGHYRSQLSYTQANLESADASLERLYTALRGVDESQATDESYDILEKAQQDFIEAMDDDFNVPEAMPVLFDLAKEVNRLKDDDMAKAATVAVKLKELAGVLSLLQHDPEEFLKSGAGESDVTDEDIEALIQERLQARGDKNWELADKIRDQLHALNVELEDGAGGTSWRRK
- a CDS encoding DUF3012 domain-containing protein, whose protein sequence is MTRLIKICLLVVAPLVLSACEPEVGSERWCKAMKEKDKGDWTANEAADFMKHCIVEIKEY
- a CDS encoding cation transporter, which encodes MAGCCDDDCSVDVLQEKQRGTLKTVLFINATMFLVIVAAGLYSRSSSLLADSMDNFGDALTYALSLLVVSKGVSAKARVALFKGLLITLGGCIIMGQVIYKLFEPTTPIFEVMGAFSLLSLVANSVCLYLLWRHRNEDVNMSSVWECSRNDIAVNISVFLTAGAVWLTDSGWPDIIIATCLVILLLRSGYNVIMSATKELKAAR